The genomic window ATTGAGGCGGTGACTGTCGGCAGTAAAAATCCCATACTTATAGCTCATGACATAGAGATGAAGAAAGGGCAAAAGTTAGTGATAACTGGAGCAGATGGTACAGGGAAATCTACGTTTATAAAGACTCTTATGGGAACGATACCTACTATATCTGGAAAGTTTCATGTTGCTCCTCAGGCAGTTATTGGTTATCATGCACAGGAGATTGACTTGGGAAATAGAAAATTGACACCTATCGAAGCTTTAGCAAACAAGCATCCGAAGCTGACCTATGAAGAGATTCGTAGAGAGCTTGCTAAATGTGGGGTAAAGAGAGAGCTTGCTTCTAAGCAAATAAGTATGTTGAGTGGAGGCGAGCAATCCAAAGTCAAGCTCTGTGATTTAACTTTACAGCCAAGTAATCTCTTGATTTTAGACGAGCCAACGAACCATTTAGATATTGATACCAAAAAAGCTTTGCAAGAAGCACTAAAAGCCTATCGCGGCAGTCTGTTGTTAGTTTCGAATGATGAACCGTTCTATTCAGAGATAACCGATTGTATTTATGTTGTTGCTGATAAATATTTGAAAAGAATAGGGCAATAAGATTTTGTGTCTGAAGACATTCTCCAGTATTTTTTGTATGATGCTCAGTTTTGTAGTGATCAGGGATAATAGGTGAACGAACTTTTGGCTTACGCTCTAACTATGAATAAATGGCGGTCCGATTTTTGGGACCGCCATTTTTATTTAAGCTATTTTTTCTATAGTGTAAAGGCTAAGTCAAAATACTCCTTCGACAGCTACAGAATGTTCCCTTACTTCAACCCATTCTCTACAATTTCGCGTTGAATATACTCGTCAAAACTAGTTGGTTCTCTTTCAAGTAACCAAGTCAAGACGTTCGCATTACCGGCGATGCCATATTCGCCGTAGGTTTGTGCGAGGTTTTTGAAGGTTTGTACAAAGTAGCTATCGTATTGGGCATTACCGAAAAAGGGAAGGATCGCTTCAACAGGAACTTGGTTACAGACGGCAGTTCTGCCGGTCAGCTGGTTGAATTTTTCGATCATGTCGTCTGGTGATAAGAAGTCGTGACCTACCAATTCATAGGTTGCATTTTGGTGCCCGTCTTCTATTAGAACTTTGGCAGCGACTTCGGCCACGTCGTTTACATCTACATAACTAAGCTTCGTTGTCTTTGTATAGAAGCAGTTGTAGCTATTGGTTTCCCAAACAGATGGAATTAGAAAATTATGCATATAGTGCATCGGCTGTAAGATCGTATAGTTCAATTGGTCGGATAAGCCTTTGTAAACTAAATATTCTTCGGCCTTCAATTTTTGTGTATGTTGGTTTAATGTAGACATGTTAGGGTGTGTCACGCTCATCATAACAAACTGGCGAACATTTTGCTTTACAGCTTCATCGATGCAGCGTCTTGCGATGTCGGCTTCATCATAGACAAACATTGGTGGCAAGTAAAGAATTTGATCGCAGCCATTCACTGCTTTTGCCAAATCCTCGTCAGAACGTGCATCACCTTGCATCGTTTCAACGCCTAAGCTGGCTAGCTTATCTACCTCGGGGCTAATATCAAACGCTCTGACTTTCAGCCCTTTGTTTGCTAACACCTTTACTACACGTGTTCCTACACCACCAGCGGCACAAGTTACTAGAATCATCAAACATTCCTCCTAAATTTTCAATTTATGCAGGAGCAGGTAACAAGCCTTTTCATTTTACCGTAATTGACCTATACTTGATTGTGTAAAATTTCACTTGTCTCTCGTTGCTCTCTATTCAGTATACTCGCTCAACGAAGGAATTAGTCATCGAGATTGTGAATGTATCTATTCAGAAGCTGCATAGATCCATAGTGGAAAAGGGAAGTAGAATCGGAGGAAGACAGATGAAGTTAGAATATATCCAGTCGTTCGTCACATTATCGAATACGTTGAACTACACTAAGGCGGCGGAGAGTCTTTATATTACGCAACCGACGTTAAGTCGTCATATCCAGTTTCTCGAAGCTGATCTAGGGTGTGTCCTTGTAGAGCGAAATACACGCCAAGTCCAGTTGACTGCAGAAGGAAAATTATTTCTAGACTATGCAGTAAATATGATTTTTGATTATAATCGCGTGGCGATGCAAATGAAAAATGTGAATCAGTACCAGGAGCAACAACTGTCTATTGGCTTTTTACGTGGCGGCACGGCGTCCTATTTACTTCCGTTATTACAAGAGTTTACCCCAAAATACCCGACTATTGATTTAAATTTGTATGATGGCAATCATGAGGAATTGGTCGCTGATCTGCTTGCGGGGAAACATGATATCTGTATGTCAATGTCCAGTACGCTGACTGGGCTGGCGCAGGTTGTGCTTGAGCCTATCACAGATTTAGCAGTGGTTTTGGCAGTACCAGATTCGCATGTATTAGCTAATCGAGATGTCGTGGCATTTGACGATTTTGCGAAAGAGACATATTTATGTGTGCAAAAGCAAGAGACGAAGGCATGGTACGATTATGTCATCAGTCTATTTTTGAGTCATGGCTATGTCCCGCTGGTCAAGGACACTTGTCCGAGTGTTAAGACCCTACTGATGCAGGTTGCTTTAGGAAAAGGGATCACTATTTTAACAGAAGGCTGTCGTAGCTCGGTGCCGGAAAATGTACGATTGATTCCGATTGAACAGACCCCTGCGGTGCAAATGGTTTGTGGGTATCGTAAGGATAATGAAAATCCGAGTTTGAGCATCTTTCGAGAATGGTTGGCGCGATCAAAAAATTCTAAATAGAAGGCGTTCAAACTTTTTATGTTTGACATGTGCTTCATTCCGGAGATACCGTCTTCCTACAGCTAGAGAAATGCTATAATAAACGTAATATTATACATAGTTTTGGGACCATAAAATAAAAGACCATTATTTTCAAAAAGTGAGGTGTGTGCATGGAAGCGAAGAAGAGTAAAGAGCTCGTTCCAAAAGTAAAGAAGTCCGCTTTACCGGTGAAGGCTGAGTCCGGATTGCCACCGGAGCTTGCCGATCGTTTTGCGCTTTATCCGGAAAATAGCCGACGGCCTGTTAATAAAACCCTGTTTAGAAATGAGTATTTTCAGTTGACCTGTAACATGAGAGACCATTCTTTGGCGATTTCATCTAAGGGAGATATCGTTTATTCGGCGATTCCGTATGATACTGCGAGGAACTATATTCAACGTGCGGCGATTCAATACCTGCTTCATCCAGAAGCGGTCCGTGGTTACCTAGAGAGGCATAAGACAAATATCGAGCAGTATTTAGTGCTTAGTATCTTTCAAGTAACAAACAAGCGGGTAGGCAAAGACTCGCCGGAAGTAGCACAAGCCTATAACGCTATCCTTCAAAATCCATTACTCGAGATTCAAATTTTAGGTCGCTTGCTGCAGCACGATGAAACAGGTCCGCTTTCAGCCAATCTTGCCGGAAAGTTTCTATTTAGTGAAAATATCAAAACGGGCATCGCCGGTTATGTTTCTGAGTACCTCAACTTTGTTGTCCAACTTACACAAGCTTTACCACTGACAACGGATGGGAAAAATATTCAGCTGTTGGAACGAACTGAACTGGAAACGCCTCTAGAAGACAAAGAGATGTATAAGCAGTTAATGTTCGATTCGGACATCACACCGGCTTTGGCTCTGCTACCTCAAGAGATCAAGCAAAACCTTGAACGGTCACTCATCCAGACAACTCAGCCAGTACTTACCAACAACCAACCACTTTTACGTTCAGAGTTTGGGAAAGAGTTATCTGATGTACGGAAAAATTATGTGGCACATAGTGTTGATCCTCAAGAATTGAAGCAATACTTTGAGAATGTGCTGCCAACGGAGAGTACCAACTTGGTCAATGTCGTTTCAGATTTACATATCACCGACGGGAATTTTCCTTTCAGTAATGCCCATTTCAATATTTTGGCGGGGGATGTCATGGATTCAGATGTAAGCAACAAAAAGATTCGTGGGGTCTATGTATTAGGCAATCATGAACTGGCAGCAGTCTTGCCGGATAATCCTGACATGAGCGATAAAGTGTGGGAAAAGTGGCAACCATTTTTTAACTATGAATGGTTCAAGCTGATCAAAGAAGATCCGGATGAAGCATGGCCCTTACTGCCTGTTGGCGATCATGCTTATTATGAAGTGGTAAAGGATGAGGTTGAAAAACACTTTCCTAATATGCAGGTGCTGAATAATACTAGTGTTGTTCATGAGGGCATTCGCTATATAGGTCTTACGATACCTGTTGCCTTAGCTAAAAGAAAGAAAGCACTACAACAATTTATCCTAAAGCACTTGGAAAAGCTGCTTGAGGGAGATCCGGAAATACCGACAGTCATCGTTTCCCATGCCCCATTATTCAATGAACTAAGCAGGCTTTCACCGAGAAGCAAATCCTATAACAAGGACTATATTTGTTCAGAGCCGGGCATCGAAAAGCTATTTGAAGAATACAACATCATCGGTGTCATTCATGGGCACCACCATATACCGGCGGCTTTTGGGCGCTATAAAGAAGTAGTATTTGCCGGGAAAGAGCGATTT from Enterococcus sp. 9E7_DIV0242 includes these protein-coding regions:
- a CDS encoding LysR family transcriptional regulator: MKLEYIQSFVTLSNTLNYTKAAESLYITQPTLSRHIQFLEADLGCVLVERNTRQVQLTAEGKLFLDYAVNMIFDYNRVAMQMKNVNQYQEQQLSIGFLRGGTASYLLPLLQEFTPKYPTIDLNLYDGNHEELVADLLAGKHDICMSMSSTLTGLAQVVLEPITDLAVVLAVPDSHVLANRDVVAFDDFAKETYLCVQKQETKAWYDYVISLFLSHGYVPLVKDTCPSVKTLLMQVALGKGITILTEGCRSSVPENVRLIPIEQTPAVQMVCGYRKDNENPSLSIFREWLARSKNSK
- a CDS encoding NmrA family NAD(P)-binding protein yields the protein MILVTCAAGGVGTRVVKVLANKGLKVRAFDISPEVDKLASLGVETMQGDARSDEDLAKAVNGCDQILYLPPMFVYDEADIARRCIDEAVKQNVRQFVMMSVTHPNMSTLNQHTQKLKAEEYLVYKGLSDQLNYTILQPMHYMHNFLIPSVWETNSYNCFYTKTTKLSYVDVNDVAEVAAKVLIEDGHQNATYELVGHDFLSPDDMIEKFNQLTGRTAVCNQVPVEAILPFFGNAQYDSYFVQTFKNLAQTYGEYGIAGNANVLTWLLEREPTSFDEYIQREIVENGLK
- a CDS encoding metallophosphoesterase family protein, which codes for MEAKKSKELVPKVKKSALPVKAESGLPPELADRFALYPENSRRPVNKTLFRNEYFQLTCNMRDHSLAISSKGDIVYSAIPYDTARNYIQRAAIQYLLHPEAVRGYLERHKTNIEQYLVLSIFQVTNKRVGKDSPEVAQAYNAILQNPLLEIQILGRLLQHDETGPLSANLAGKFLFSENIKTGIAGYVSEYLNFVVQLTQALPLTTDGKNIQLLERTELETPLEDKEMYKQLMFDSDITPALALLPQEIKQNLERSLIQTTQPVLTNNQPLLRSEFGKELSDVRKNYVAHSVDPQELKQYFENVLPTESTNLVNVVSDLHITDGNFPFSNAHFNILAGDVMDSDVSNKKIRGVYVLGNHELAAVLPDNPDMSDKVWEKWQPFFNYEWFKLIKEDPDEAWPLLPVGDHAYYEVVKDEVEKHFPNMQVLNNTSVVHEGIRYIGLTIPVALAKRKKALQQFILKHLEKLLEGDPEIPTVIVSHAPLFNELSRLSPRSKSYNKDYICSEPGIEKLFEEYNIIGVIHGHHHIPAAFGRYKEVVFAGKERFVVCSIYSDMNTGFELMSLIDPTQE